From one Treponema denticola genomic stretch:
- a CDS encoding SufS family cysteine desulfurase has protein sequence MYKNDFPLLMQNPNIHYLDSAATAQRPMPVIEGIKEYFLHSNGNAGRGSHSLAIASSILVEETRKKTAEFIGADKIESIIFTKNSTEALNIIAYCYGLSQLKSGDEILLAVSNHHANLVPWQFVAKQTGAAVKFIYLNKNGTLDINDFKAKLSSKTKVVAISSVVNATGIINPVEEVIKLSHESGAVVVVDAAQAIAHYKQDVSALDCDFLVFSGHKIFSDFGVGVLYGKKELLDKMPPFLYGGDMINFVSEESSEFKEAPYKYEGGTHDTAAIVSLKNAIEYIEKIGYDNIEKTVKELDSYALSELKKLDFVETYGTDAEERAGIIAFNVKDVHSHDTSYILNEYGVMVRSGHHCTQPLMAYLNINSCCRASFSIFNTKEDIDVMITALKKVKSVFLKD, from the coding sequence ATGTACAAAAACGATTTTCCATTGCTTATGCAAAATCCTAACATTCATTATTTGGATTCGGCGGCAACAGCACAGAGGCCTATGCCGGTTATAGAAGGCATTAAAGAATATTTTTTACACTCAAACGGAAATGCGGGCCGAGGTTCTCATTCCCTTGCAATAGCTTCTTCTATTTTGGTTGAAGAAACACGAAAAAAAACGGCCGAATTTATCGGAGCCGACAAAATTGAAAGCATTATCTTTACAAAAAATTCTACCGAGGCTCTCAATATAATTGCCTATTGTTACGGCTTATCACAGCTTAAAAGCGGAGATGAAATTTTATTGGCGGTATCAAACCATCATGCAAACCTCGTACCTTGGCAGTTTGTTGCAAAACAAACGGGGGCTGCCGTAAAATTTATCTATCTTAACAAAAACGGCACCTTGGATATAAATGACTTTAAGGCTAAACTTTCCTCTAAAACAAAGGTGGTCGCCATCTCAAGCGTGGTAAATGCTACAGGAATTATAAACCCTGTAGAAGAGGTAATAAAACTAAGCCATGAGAGCGGAGCCGTTGTTGTGGTTGATGCAGCCCAAGCCATTGCTCACTACAAGCAGGACGTATCAGCCCTTGACTGCGACTTTTTAGTTTTTTCGGGACACAAGATTTTTTCGGACTTCGGTGTCGGGGTTCTTTACGGAAAAAAAGAGCTCTTGGACAAGATGCCGCCTTTTTTATACGGCGGAGATATGATAAACTTTGTTTCAGAAGAATCAAGCGAGTTTAAGGAAGCCCCCTACAAATACGAAGGCGGCACCCACGATACAGCTGCCATAGTTTCTCTTAAAAATGCAATAGAATATATCGAAAAAATCGGTTATGACAATATAGAAAAAACCGTAAAAGAATTGGACTCTTATGCTCTTTCCGAATTAAAAAAACTTGACTTTGTAGAAACCTACGGCACCGATGCTGAGGAGAGGGCGGGTATAATAGCCTTTAATGTAAAAGACGTGCACTCGCATGACACCTCCTACATCTTAAACGAATACGGCGTTATGGTTCGAAGCGGACATCATTGTACGCAGCCCCTGATGGCTTACCTAAATATAAATTCCTGCTGCCGTGCAAGTTTTTCTATTTTCAACACCAAGGAAGACATAGACGTTATGATTACAGCCTTAAAAAAAGTAAAAAGCGTTTTTTTAAAGGATTAG
- a CDS encoding BrnT family toxin, giving the protein MENEKTTKRFFEWDYEKEQRNIKIHKISFETAKLVFNDNNRIELFDINHSGAEDRIITIGKVDKVLFVVYTERGEKTRIISARAATKAERRLYGNSYIGFTR; this is encoded by the coding sequence ATGGAAAACGAAAAAACAACAAAGCGGTTTTTTGAATGGGACTACGAGAAAGAACAGCGTAATATAAAAATACATAAAATCTCATTTGAAACTGCAAAACTCGTTTTCAATGATAACAACCGAATTGAATTATTCGATATAAACCACAGCGGGGCAGAAGACCGTATTATTACTATAGGAAAGGTAGATAAGGTGCTGTTTGTTGTTTACACCGAACGAGGAGAAAAAACACGGATCATATCCGCAAGAGCCGCCACAAAAGCGGAAAGGAGACTTTATGGCAATAGTTACATCGGTTTTACACGGTAA
- a CDS encoding BrnA antitoxin family protein, with the protein MAIVTSVLHGNEKPTKEQIEEIRRAAKMPIVYDEDCPPLTKEQIKEFARIAKEQRKLRKKQVVAIRLSPETAEKVKALGKGYSSVLSRIIDEAFRNPELLQKCL; encoded by the coding sequence ATGGCAATAGTTACATCGGTTTTACACGGTAACGAAAAACCGACCAAAGAACAAATTGAAGAGATTAGGCGTGCCGCAAAAATGCCCATTGTATACGATGAAGATTGCCCGCCCTTAACTAAGGAGCAAATAAAGGAATTTGCACGTATAGCCAAAGAACAGCGCAAACTTCGAAAAAAACAGGTAGTAGCAATCCGGCTTTCACCCGAAACCGCTGAAAAAGTCAAAGCTCTAGGTAAAGGCTACAGCTCTGTGTTAAGCCGTATTATTGATGAGGCCTTTCGAAACCCCGAACTCCTGCAAAAATGTTTATAA
- a CDS encoding peptide ABC transporter substrate-binding protein, protein MLHPHTAFDAGEAQILTALCEGLFVYDPYTLQPVPALAEKHSVLGGRTWRFTIRKDAKFENGKPITAQTFVDSWLNLLNPAGNHPYASLLDCIDGAADYRNGKLKNKNQVGIKAESGQVLLITTNTEIEHLPNILCHHAFSAVETSQLEAALKFSNIERIEKLRDSFKPISSGAYRIKKFSEKELILVKNEHYWDKDNVQIPQINLFLDLNKEEAIEKFNIGKIHWLSRSDVISKIGDQRCVNIDPLFATDYFFFKTSSPNIKAAEFRKALLLAVPYEELRKGYPIKAETLIFPLAGYPKIQGVNEYNLQKAQEIIDKLNLNEEQKKVVIKIPENTYYQELAEILSAAWAKIGVKTEVKLISLNAYYNSLKTNDYDLGTITWIGDFADPLAFLEMFRPNSNLNDSDWKNQEFERIILKSHAEKDFKKRYEMLSKAEELLLGESVIIPISYRLSVNIIDIYSIGGWYSNAIDIHPFKFIKFIKPQPVPGLVKLNK, encoded by the coding sequence ATGCTTCACCCTCATACGGCCTTCGATGCAGGAGAAGCCCAAATCTTAACGGCCCTTTGTGAAGGCCTTTTTGTATATGATCCTTATACATTGCAGCCCGTTCCGGCACTTGCTGAAAAGCACAGTGTTTTAGGCGGAAGAACATGGCGTTTTACAATCAGAAAAGATGCAAAATTTGAAAACGGAAAGCCCATAACGGCTCAAACCTTTGTCGACTCATGGCTGAATCTTTTAAATCCTGCCGGCAACCATCCCTATGCTTCACTTTTAGACTGCATAGATGGAGCCGCCGATTACCGTAACGGAAAACTAAAAAATAAAAATCAGGTGGGAATAAAAGCCGAAAGCGGGCAAGTTCTTTTAATAACCACAAATACAGAAATTGAGCACCTTCCCAATATTCTATGCCATCATGCCTTTTCAGCGGTTGAAACCTCTCAGCTTGAAGCGGCCTTAAAATTTTCTAACATAGAAAGAATAGAAAAATTAAGGGACAGCTTTAAACCCATATCAAGCGGTGCCTATAGGATAAAAAAATTTTCCGAAAAAGAGCTGATTTTGGTAAAAAACGAACACTATTGGGATAAGGATAATGTTCAAATTCCTCAAATAAACCTCTTCCTCGATTTAAACAAGGAAGAAGCTATCGAAAAATTCAATATAGGAAAGATTCATTGGCTTTCAAGAAGCGATGTGATTTCTAAAATAGGAGATCAGCGTTGTGTAAATATCGATCCTCTTTTTGCAACGGATTATTTTTTCTTTAAGACTTCATCTCCGAATATTAAGGCGGCAGAGTTTAGAAAAGCTCTTCTTTTAGCTGTTCCATACGAGGAATTACGCAAGGGCTATCCTATAAAGGCTGAAACTTTGATTTTTCCTCTTGCAGGCTACCCCAAAATTCAGGGTGTAAATGAATATAACCTGCAAAAAGCCCAAGAAATCATAGATAAGCTTAATTTAAACGAAGAACAAAAAAAGGTAGTAATTAAAATACCTGAAAATACATATTATCAAGAATTAGCCGAAATTCTATCGGCCGCATGGGCAAAAATCGGGGTAAAAACCGAAGTTAAGCTTATTTCTTTGAACGCTTATTATAACAGCCTAAAAACAAATGATTACGATTTGGGAACAATCACTTGGATAGGGGACTTCGCAGACCCTCTGGCCTTTTTGGAGATGTTCCGGCCGAATTCCAACCTCAATGACTCGGACTGGAAAAATCAGGAATTTGAAAGAATAATCCTCAAGTCCCATGCCGAAAAAGACTTTAAAAAACGATACGAAATGTTGAGCAAGGCAGAAGAGCTCTTGCTGGGAGAGAGCGTGATTATTCCGATATCCTATAGGTTAAGTGTAAATATTATAGATATTTATTCCATAGGCGGCTGGTATTCAAATGCAATAGATATACATCCATTTAAGTTTATAAAATTTATCAAGCCTCAGCCGGTGCCGGGACTTGTAAAATTAAATAAATAG
- the prfB gene encoding peptide chain release factor 2 (programmed frameshift) — protein MEDYRSNLEALKNDISNIWGRLDPEAVKAKIAEKEAITLAPDFWNDSKKAEKIMGEIKALKNRIYPWQELMDEVSDLEVLMELSEESGNEELSEEIGSNYNSVYEKYKKLSILSLLSGEVDKNDAYLTVHAGAGGTEACDWAGMLVRMYLRWCESRGFKTETIDLIEAEGGIKSATFQISGEFAFGLLKSETGIHRLVRISPFDSNGRRHTSFTSVFAFPVLDDTIEVDIRPEDLRIDTYRAGGAGGQHVNKTDSAVRITHIPTGIVVACQTQRSQISNRATAMNVLKSRLYNYYEEQKEKENMKFAAEKKGISWGNQIRSYVFQPYTMVKDHRTKYETGNIQAVMDGEIDEFINSFLNTKIEDMSIDEDDAL, from the exons ATGGAAGACTATAGATCAAATTTAGAAGCCTTAAAAAACGATATCTCTAATATTTGGGGGCGTCTT GACCCTGAGGCGGTTAAAGCAAAAATAGCCGAAAAAGAAGCTATAACCTTAGCTCCCGATTTTTGGAATGACAGTAAAAAAGCCGAAAAAATTATGGGCGAGATAAAGGCCCTTAAAAACAGAATTTATCCTTGGCAGGAGCTAATGGATGAGGTTTCCGATTTGGAAGTTTTGATGGAGCTTTCGGAAGAATCCGGCAATGAAGAACTGTCTGAAGAAATCGGCTCAAATTATAACTCAGTTTACGAAAAATATAAAAAATTAAGTATCTTGAGCTTGCTTTCAGGCGAGGTGGATAAAAACGATGCCTATCTTACAGTCCATGCAGGGGCAGGGGGAACTGAAGCCTGCGATTGGGCCGGTATGCTGGTACGCATGTATTTGCGCTGGTGCGAGTCCAGAGGTTTTAAAACGGAGACCATCGATTTAATAGAAGCCGAGGGCGGAATAAAGTCTGCAACATTTCAGATTTCAGGGGAGTTTGCCTTCGGCCTTTTAAAAAGCGAAACGGGGATTCATAGGTTGGTGCGTATCAGTCCCTTTGATTCCAACGGCAGGAGGCATACATCTTTTACTTCGGTCTTTGCTTTTCCGGTTCTTGATGATACGATAGAAGTGGATATAAGGCCTGAAGACTTGCGTATCGACACATACAGAGCCGGAGGAGCCGGAGGTCAGCACGTAAACAAAACCGACTCGGCCGTGCGTATTACCCATATTCCAACCGGAATAGTTGTTGCCTGCCAAACTCAAAGGAGCCAAATCAGCAATAGGGCTACGGCTATGAATGTTCTAAAATCGCGACTTTATAATTATTATGAAGAACAAAAAGAAAAAGAGAACATGAAGTTTGCTGCCGAAAAAAAAGGTATTTCTTGGGGCAATCAAATCCGTTCCTATGTTTTTCAGCCTTACACAATGGTAAAAGATCACAGAACAAAGTATGAAACGGGAAACATTCAAGCTGTAATGGATGGAGAAATAGACGAATTTATAAACAGCTTTTTAAATACGAAGATTGAAGATATGAGTATTGATGAGGACGATGCTTTATGA